From a single Lolium rigidum isolate FL_2022 chromosome 7, APGP_CSIRO_Lrig_0.1, whole genome shotgun sequence genomic region:
- the LOC124674668 gene encoding CDPK-related kinase 5-like, producing the protein MGGCHAKPLTHDADASPPHPAPATPPPPASSAATPKKHWTSSPFFPFSTPSPSPAHHLFSSSSAASPRTTASKSPAPATPARRLLRLPFPPPSPAKHIRQALARRHGPSRPAIPEEGGDADGGGRGLDKGFGFNRGFAAKYDMGDEVGRGHFGFTCAARIRKGARKGDPVAVKVIPKAKMTTSIAIEDVRREVKILKALAGHKNLVQFYDAYEDNENVYIVMELCEGGELLDRILSRGGKYSEDDAKVVLVQILNVVAFCHIQGVVHRDLKPENFLFTSKDENSQLKTIDFGLSDFVKPDERLNDIVGSAYYVAPEVLHRCYSTEADVWSIGVIAYILLCGSRPFWARTESGIFRSVLKADPSYNEAPWPALTPEAMDFVKRLLCKDPRRRMTAAQALGHPWIRNYNDIKMPLDVLIFRLIKAYIRSSSLRKAALRALSKTLTVDELYYLKGQFSLLEPDRNGCITLDNIRMALTREATEAMKETRVQEILVSLSALQYRRMDFHEFCAAALSVHQLEALDRWEQHARSAYDIFEKDGNRAIVIDELASELGLSPSVPLHVVLQDWIRHTDGKLSFLGFVKLLHGMSSRSLSKMR; encoded by the exons ATGGGGGGCTGCCACGCCAAGCCGCTCACCCACGACGCCGACGCCTCCCCGCCCCACCCCGCGCCGGCCACtcccccgccgccggcctcgtCCGCCGCCACGCCCAAGAAGCACTGGACCTCCTCccccttcttccccttctccACGCCCAGCCCCAGCCCGGCGCACcacctcttctcctcctcctccgcggcctccccCCGGACCACCGCGTCCAAGTCCCCCGCGCCCGCCACCCCGGCCAGGCGCCTCCTGCGGCTGCCcttcccgccgccgtcgcccgccaagCACATCCGCCAGGCGCTCGCGCGCAGGCACGGCCCCTCGCGGCCCGCGATCCCCGAGGAGGGCGGCGAcgcggacggcggcggcaggggccTCGACAAGGGGTTCGGCTTCAACAGGGGGTTCGCCGCCAAGTACGACATGGGGGACGAGGTCGGCAGGGGCCACTTCGGGTTCACCTGCGCCGCCAGGATCAGGAAGGGCGCGCGCAAGGGCGACCCCGTCGCCGTCAAGGTCATTCCCAAGGCCAAG ATGACAACATCCATTGCTATAGAGGATGTCCGGAGGGAGGTGAAAATTTTGAAGGCTTTGGCTGGACACAAGAACTTGGTCCAATTTTATGATGCATATGAGGACAACGAAAATGTCTACATAGTAATGGA GTTGTGTGAGGGAGGGGAGCTTCTGGATAGAATACTTTCCAG AGGTGGCAAGTACTCTGAGGATGATGCGAAGGTTGTCCTGGTGCAAATATTAAATGTTGTTGCTTTTTGCCACATTCAAGGAGTAGTTCATAGGGATCTCAAACCAGAG AACTTTCTTTTTACTTCAAAAGATGAGAACTCTCAACTTAAGACCATTGACTTTGGCTTATCAGATTTTGTAAAACCAG ATGAGAGGCTTAATGATATTGTTGGAAGTGCTTACTATGTTGCTCCTGAAGTTTTGCATAGATGCTATAGTACGGAAGCTGATGTCTGGAGTATAGGTGTCATTGCCTATATCCTCCTTTGTGGCAGCCGCCCATTTTGGGCACGCACTGAATCTGGCATATTTCGTTCTGTTCTCAAAGCCGACCCCAGTTATAACGAAGCACCTTGGCCTGCTCTGACCCCGGAAGCAATGGACTTTGTTAAGCGCTTGCTGTGCAAGGATCCACGTAGAAGGATGACTGCAGCACAAGCTTTAG GTCATCCATGGATCAGAAACTACAATGACATTAAGATGCCGTTGGACGTCCTTATATTCCGTCTTATCAAAGCTTATATTCGTTCTTCATCATTAAGAAAAGCTGCTCTGAGG GCTTTGTCAAAGACTTTGACTGTTGATGAGCTTTATTATCTTAAAGGGCAGTTTTCCTTGCTCGAACCTGATCGAAATGGATGCATCACTCTAGATAATATCAGAATG GCCTTGACAAGAGAAGCCACTGAGGCGATGAAAGAAACACGAGTCCAGGAGATCCTTGTCTCG TTGAGCGCTCTTCAGTACAGACGAATGGACTTCCATGAGTTCTGCGCAGCTGCGCTAAGTGTTCACCAGCTTGAAGCATTAGATAGATGGGAGCAACACGCGAGATCTGCTTATGACATTTTCGAGAAGGATGGCAATCGAGCTATTGTAATTGATGAACTAGCTTCT GAACTGGGTCTCAGCCCTTCAGTGCCGCTGCATGTTGTTCTGCAGGACTGGATCCGGCACACCGATGGGAAACTCAGCTTCCTTGGATTTGTCAAGTTGCTGCATGGCATGTCCAGCAGGTCCCTGTCAAAGATGAGATGA
- the LOC124674670 gene encoding zinc finger CCCH domain-containing protein 62-like encodes MPVTRRRAAAAAAAVVEEESDAPIDISSDSDAESANSGSEEEEPSSDEDYIDISDSGESYVNISDSDDDDDEGSCDGNEGEAEAGPPGADRSEDASTKIADLLRRGRNLDRIKLVECKAYLKKNGLSQVGDMTNCVERIMLHWRFKTEDPEKIYPRSSFSINCKGDVCRGDAVLFKQKVHEKSGKRHSKCIGKRIVAGKVIKESYGKEKQQHTFTIQVFWSKGVGKLPPLNLLLVKGRNLYRMMTFRQSWTNEEDRSKALEEKHGRGDAARRVRALNRPNSGGHVLKGKKSMEKEKHMSQLGRPDGGSRRTKGKKRTMQSCNSDLPTKKSRKEEHRVSSATVCNGLNSTEVRVSKRKAGSKQKKTVGNNHAQFEGRRFGSASHSQTHPGNSVGINQPLFERPQRPPPLREVGNAWQPRMDGRSIACPNPSMAFEHPNAAPAGWRPPPTNQPGVVFPPFNMSRTMYQSDSDRAYVMPQYKYSGGSNRFPR; translated from the exons ATGCCGGTAACAAGAAGgcgcgcggcggcagcggcggcggcggtggtggaggaagagagcgacgcGCCGATTGACATCTCCTCTGATTCCGATGCCGAATCGGCGAATTCggggtcggaggaggaggagcccagcAGCGACGAAGACTACATCGACATCAGCGACAGCGGCGAAAGCTACGTCAACATcagcgacagcgacgatgacgacgacgaggggagCTGCGACGGGAACGAGGGGGAAGCGGAGGCGGGCCCACCCGGCGCGGATCGGAGCGAGGATGCGTCCACAAAAATCGCCGATCTCCTCCGCC GAGGGAGGAATCTGGATAGGATTAAGCTGGTGGAGTGCAAAGCATATTTAAAAAAGAATGGTCTTAGCCAAGTCGGAGACATGACAAATTGTGTAGAAAGAATAATGCTGCATTGGAG GTTCAAAACGGAGGATCCAGAGAAAATTTATCCTCGGTCATCCTTTAGTATTAACTGTAAAG GTGATGTCTGTAGAGGCGATGctgttttattcaaacaaaaggtTCATGAGAAGAG TGGAAAAAGACACTCAAAATGTATTGGGAAGCGAATAGTAGCTGGTaaagttattaaggaaagttatggtaaagagaaacaacaacaCACCTTTACT ATTCAAGTGTTCTGGAGCAAAGGAGTAGGTAAATTACCACCTTTGAATCTGCTACTTGTCAAAGGGCGCAATTTATACAGAATGATGACCTTCCGCCAG TCTTGGACGAATGAAGAGGATAGATCGAAGGCTCTAGAAGAAAAGCACGGCAGAGGAGATGCTGCAAGACGTGTTCGTGCTTTGAATAGACCTAATTCTGGAGGTCACG TTCTCAAGGGCAAGAAATCaatggaaaaagaaaaacacaTGTCTCAACTTGGACGGCCCGATGGTGGATCCAGGAGAACTAAAGGCAAAAAACGCACTATGCAATCCTGCAATTCTGATCTTCCAACCAAAAAATCTCGAAAAGAAGAGCACCGAGTTTCTTCTGCAACAGTCTGCAATGGTCTGAATAGCACAGAAGTTAGGGTGAGTAAAAGAAAAGCTGGTTCTAAGCAAAAGAAGACTGTTGGTAACAATCATGCTCAGTTTGAAGGAAGGCGCTTCGGTTCAGCTTCTCATTCGCAGACACATCCCGGAAATTCAGTTGGAATAAATCAGCCTTTATTTGAGAGGCCCCAGCGGCCACCTCCACTACGTGAAGTTGGTAATGCCTGGCAACCTCGTATGGACGGCAGATCAATAGCATGCCCAAACCCTTCAATGGCTTTCGAACATCCAAATGCAGCACCGGCTGGCTGGCGTCCACCTCCAACCAATCAACCTGGAGTGGTGTTTCCACCGTTCAACATGTCACGAACTATGTACCAATCTGATTCAGATAGAGCATATGTGATGCCGCAATACAAATATTCTGGTGGTAGTAATAGGTTTCCTCGATAG
- the LOC124677061 gene encoding metalloendoproteinase 1-MMP-like, producing MFPCRLGHAAACFLLLVILSCAGPAAATRPAPAHGWHSFKRLQDARRGSRVTGLGELKRYLATFGYMPAGAGAEQSGEPTDAFDEHLEAAVKRYQSRLSLPVTGSLDAATLNQIMSPRCGVEDDHGVSGVVSRFTLLKGKPKWTQRSEPIVLSYAVSPTATVSYLRHDNVSAVFRRAFDRWALVIPVSFVETDDYDAADIKVGFYKGSHGDGGPFDGPLGVLAHAYPKNGRLHLDASEQWALNLGDGTATTSESIDLESVAVHEIGHVLGLGHSTSPHAVMYPSIKALQKRADLTVDDVQGVQMLYGSNPNFRLSSLHKEPDPSMAPQRSSWVVSSARLLVSAVVVAILVTHL from the coding sequence ATGTTTCCATGTCGTCTTGGCCACGCGGCTGCGTGCTTCCTGCTCTTGGTGATCCTGTCCTGCGCCGGCCCTGCTGCAGCTACGAGGCCTGCGCCGGCGCACGGCTGGCACTCGTTCAAGCGGTTGCAGGACGCGCGGCGGGGGAGCCGCGTGACGGGGCTCGGCGAGCTCAAGCGGTACCTGGCCACGTTCGGGTACATGCCTGCCGGTGCCGGGGCGGAGCAAAGCGGGGAGCCGACCGACGCCTTCGACGAGCACCTCGAGGCCGCCGTGAAGCGGTACCAGTCCCGGCTCAGCCTCCCTGTAACCGGCAGCCTCGACGCCGCCACGCTCAACCAGATCATGTCCCCGCGCTGCGGCGTCGAGGACGACCACGGCGTGTCCGGCGTGGTCAGCCGGTTCACCTTGCTAAAGGGCAAGCCCAAGTGGACGCAGCGGTCGGAACCGATCGTGCTCTCGTACGCCGTGTCGCCCACGGCCACCGTTAGCTACCTGCGGCACGACAACGTGAGCGCCGTGTTCCGGCGAGCGTTCGACCGGTGGGCGCTGGTGATACCTGTGTCGTTCGTCGAGACTGACGACTACGACGCGGCCGACATCAAGGTGGGGTTCTACAAGGGCAGCCACGGCGATGGCGGGCCGTTCGACGGGCCGCTCGGCGTGCTCGCCCATGCCTACCCCAAGAACGGGCGGCTCCACCTCGACGCGTCGGAGCAGTGGGCTTTGAACTTGGGAGATGGAACGGCAACGACGTCAGAATCCATCGACCTGGAGTCGGTGGCGGTGCACGAGATTGGCCATGTCCTCGGACTTGGGCACTCCACGTCGCCGCACGCGGTCATGTACCCGAGCATCAAGGCGCTGCAGAAGAGGGCAGACCTCACCGTGGACGACGTGCAAGGCGTGCAGATGCTCTACGGATCCAACCCCAATTTCAGGCTCAGCTCCCTCCACAAAGAGCCGGACCCTTCCATGGCACCACAGAGGAGCAGCTGGGTCGTTTCTTCCGCTAGGTTACTAGTTAGCGCAGTCGTGGTCGCCATACTCGTGACGCACTTATAG